The window GCCCCGCGCCGACGATGACGAATGTCCGGTGTGCGTCGACCACCTGATGCCTCCTCATAACCTCTCCGCCACATGCGACCACATGCGAGCGTCCCGCACTGAGCCTGCCGCGTGAAGGGGGAGTGGCTCGATCGGCTCACCCTTCGGCGCGTCGGGCGCGACGGGTGAGACGTGCGTGCAGGGAACGGGCGGATGCGTCGGTGAGGCACGCGATCTGGTCGATGACCGCCCGCTTCCTGGCCCGGTCGTCCTCAGCCGTGTCGAAGATCGCCCGGAACTGGGGGTCCAGCCCCTCCGGGGCGCGGGCCATGAGCGCCTCCGCGACTTCGGCCAGGACGATGCGCTGGTCGGCGCGGATCCGCTCCTGCTCGTCGCGCTGCATGACGTACAGGTCGGCGACCGCCTTGAGCACCGCGCACTCGTTGCGCGCCTCGCGCGGGATCACGAGTTCGGCGCCGTACCGGGTGAGCCGGCCCGAGCCGTACGCCTCCCGGGTGGCGCCCTCGGCCGCCAGGCAGAAACGGCCGATCAGCTGGCTCGTGGCGTCCTTCAGCCGGGCCTGCGCAACGGCCGAACCGTCGTACCCGTGCGGCCACCACTCCTGCTCCATCAGCCGGTCGAGGGCGGCCCGCAGCTCCTCGGGCGCGGTGTCGGCGGGAACGTACCGGCCGATGGCGACGCGCCAGATCGCCGTGCGCTCGGGCTCGGAGAAGAGGAGGTTGGGGTCGAGGTGGCCGGCGTGCAGGCCGTCCTCGAAGTCGTGGACGGAGTACGCGACGTCGTCCGCCCAGTCCATGACCTGCGCCTCGAAGCACTTGCGGTCCGCGGGCGCGCCGCGGCGCAGCCACTCGAAGACCGGCAGGTCGTCCTCGTACGCGCCGAACTTCACCGAGCCGGGATCGGTGGGGTGGTCCCCGCGGGCCCACGGGTACTTGGTGGCGGCGTCCAGGCACGCCCGGGTGAGGTTGAGGCCGACGCTGACGAGCTCGCCGCTCACCGGGTCGGGCACGAACCGCTTGGGCTCCAGGCGGGTCAGCAGGCGCAGCGACTGCGCGTTGCCCTCGAAGCCCCCGCAGTCCTTGGCGAACTCGTTGAGCGCCTCCTCGCCGTTGTGGCCGAAGGGCGGGTGGCCCATGTCGTGCGAGAGGCACGCGGCCTCGACGAGGTCGGGATCACAGCCGAGCGCGGCGCCGAGCTCCCGCCCGACCTGGGCGCACTCCAGGGAATGGGTGAGCCGGGTACGGGGACTGGCGTCCCAGTCGTACGAGCGGCTGCCGGGGGTGACGACCTGGGTCTTCCCGGAGAGGCGGCGCAGCGCGGCGGAGTGCAGCACCCGGGCGCGATCGCGCTGGAAGGCGGTCCGGCCGGGCCGCTTGTCGGGCTCGGCGGCCCAGCGCTCGGTGTCGGCTGCGTCGTAGAGGTCGTCTGCCAGAGCGTGCGTGGTGCCTTCCATGCAGAGACGGTAACCGGAACAACTGACAAACCGGGATCAGGCGGAGACGAGTTCCGGCCGCGCGGTGCCGGCGGGCCGGGCGCAGGCCGTGTCGTAGCGGTGCAGCAGGAGCCGGGCCAGGGCCGGGTGGTCGCCCAGGGGGGCGGCCGCGAGGGCGGGCGACGCCGCGGCGGTCTGGGCGGCGAAGCGGCCGGGAGCGGCGAAGTACGAGGCCACGGCGGTCCGGTGGTGGCCGCGGGCGGCCAGCGCGCGGACCGCCTCGGGGGCGCTCGGCGCGGCGGCGGAGGCGTAGGCCGGGACCACCGGGACGCCGCCGAGGCGGTCGGCGAGCAGGACGGCGGTGCGGCGGGTGTCGGCCGCGGAGTCGGGGTCGCGGGAGCCGGCGGCGGCGAGGACCACGGCGGTGCCGGGGGTCCAGCCCGCCTCCAGGAGCCGTTCGTACAGGGCCTCGACGAGCAGCGGGTGCGGGCCCAGCGGGGCGGCGACGCGGGTGCGCAGATGGGCGGCGCGGGCGGCGGCCGCGGGGAGGTCGTGCTTGACGTGGTGGCCCCGGCCGAGGAGCAGCGGGACGAGCACCGCCGATCCGTGCAGCTCGCCGAGGACGGCGTCGAGCGGCGGCTCGTTCAGCTCGATGTGGCCGAGTCGGACGTCGAGGCGGGGGCGGAGCTCCCGGACCCGTTCGAGGAGGGCGAGGGCGGTGTGCAGGGCTCGGGGGTCACGGCTGCCGTGGGCCACGGCGACGAGGGTGGGCTGCATGGGCGGACTCCGGGTCGGCGCAGGCCGCTGAGCTGGGTGCCCAGCTGGACGGTGATGCGGCCGAGCAGCTCGGCCGTACTGTCGAAGGGGAGGGCGGGGGACTCGGGAGGCTGCACCGGCTCCGTCATGAACCGATCCTGCGCGCCGGAGATTGCCGCCGCGTTGCGCGGGGGTGACGGGTCTTTGCCGGGTGCTCACAGGCCGGTCGGCGCCGCTGTCGGTGGCCGCGCCCGCCGTCCACCCGGGCGGCCCGGTGAACCATGCGGTCCCCGGACGCGTCCTGACCAGCGGACCAGCAACCGAGACACCAGGGGATGGATGATGCGCGGACCGCGCCTGCCGAGAGTCAAGTGGAGCCGGACGGCCGCCGCGCTGCGCACCGTTCGGGCCCGGCGGCTGGCGGTGCAGGTGGTCATGGCGGGCTGCGTGCTGGCGCTGCTGCCCTCGGCGTGGATGCACGCGGTGGCCGCCGACCGGCTGCGGACCACGGCCGACGCGCCCGCCGCCGAGGTGGCCGTGGTGTTCGGGGCCGGCCTGTGGCGGGGGCAGCCCACGCCCTACCTGGCCGACCGGCTCGACGCCGCCGCCGAGCTGTACCGCACGGGCAAGGTCAAGGTCGTCCTGGTCACCGGGGACAACAGCCGCACCGAGTACGACGAGCCGAACGCGATGCGGACGTACCTCACGGGGCAGGGGGTGCCCGACACGCAGATCGTCAGCGACTACGCCGGCTTCGACACCTGGGACTCCTGCGTGCGGGCCAAGGAGATCTTCGGGGTCGAGCGGGCCGTGCTGGTCACCCAGGGCTTCCACATCCGCCGGGCCGTCACCCTGTGCCAGGCGGCGGGCCTGGACTCGTACGGCGTCGGGGTGGCCGACGTGCACGACGCCACCTGGTACTACGGCGAGGCCCGCGAGGTCTTCGCGGCCGGCAAGGCGGCGCTGGACGCGGCCTTCAAGCCCGCCCCGCGCTTCCTGGGACCGAAGGAGCAGGGGGTGTCGCAGGCGCTCGCCGCTCTGGCAGACTGACGCGGCGCCGGATATGCCGATTAGTCATATGCCGGTCTGTCTGTACGAGCGCAGGGGTGGAAACGTGGCTGTGGTGGATCTGACCGGCAAGGTCGTCGTCGTCACCGGTGGAGCCCGCGGCCTGGGCGCCGCCGCGGCGCGGGCCGTCGTGGACGGCGGCGGCAAGGTGCTGATCACCGACGTGCTGGAGGCCGAGGGCGCCGGGACGGCCGCGCGGCTCGGCGGCGCGGCGCGCTTCATCGGCCACGACGTGACGAGCGAGGCCGACTGGCGGACGGCGCTGGAGTACGCGGTCGCCGAGTTCGGCCGCGTGGACGGCCTGGTGAACAACGCGGGCATCGCCACCGGCCAGTTCCTGGAGCACGAGAGCGTCGAGCACTTCCGCCGGGTCGTCGAGGTCAACCTGGTCGGCGCGTTCATCGGCATCAAGGCCGCCATCCCGTTGCTGCGCGCGAACGGCGGCGGGTCCATCGTCAACATCTCCTCCGCCGCCGGCCTGACCGGCCTCGCGCTCACCGCCGGGTACGGCGCCTCCAAGTGGGGCGTGCGCGGCCTGTCGAAGATCGGCGCGGTCGAGCTCGCGGAGGCGGGGATCCGCGTCAACTCCGTGCACCCCGGCATGACGCTGACCCCGATGACCGCGCCCCTCGGCATCCAGACCGGCGAGGGCAACTACCCGGGCGCCCCGATGGGCCGCGTCGGCGTCCCCGAGGAGGTCGCCGCGGCGATCGCCTTCCTGCTCTCCGACGCCGCCGCGTACATGACGGGCGCCGAGCTCGCGGTCGACGGCGGCTGGACGGCGGGCCTGACGGCACAACACCTCACCGGCCAGTGAGCCCTGCGCCGTGCCCGGCGCCCACCGGCGCACATGCGCGTGCCTCCGCAGGGGCCGCCGGGCTACGGTCCGCGCATGGAACAGGACGCACCCCTCGTACGTGACGTCTTCCCTGATCTGACGGCCGAGCTCGTGCGCCTGCTGGAGGAGGAAGGGGAGCGCGAGCTCGCCATCAGCGCGCACGACCTCCGCATGGTCGGGGTCTGCGGCTGCGGGGACGACTTCTGCCAGAGCATCCGCACCGATCCGCACCCGCCGGGCACGCCCTACGGACCCGGCCACCGCAACGTGCCCCTCCTGCCAGAGCGGGGCATGCTGATCCTCGACGTTGTCGACGGCCGGATCGTGTACGTCGAGATCCTCGACCGGCCCCCGATGCACCGGGCCTCACGGGCGGCGCCGGGCGGCGCTGAGGCAGAGCACCCGGACTTGTAACGCGAGGCGGCGGCCGGTGTAACACCGCGGACGCACGCTGGCGTACATGCACACCTCGGACTCCGTCACCGCCACGCACTGCCCGTACTGCGCGCTGCAGTGCGGGATGAACCTGCGGCCCGAGCCGGGCGGCGCGGGCGTGGTGGTGGAGGAGCGCGCCGACTTCCCCGTCAACCGGGGTGCGCTGTGCGGCAAGGGCCGCACCGCCCCCGCCGTGCTCTCCTCCCGGGTGCGCCTCACCGAGCCGCTCGTCCGCACCCACGCCGGGCAGCTGGAGCCGGCCACCTGGGAGGAGGCCCTCGACGCCGTCGCCGGGGGCCTCGCCCGCACGGGCCGCGCGCACGGCCCGGACGCGGTCGGGGTCTTCGGCGGCGGCGGGCTCACCAACGAGAAGGCGTACGCGCTCGGCAAGTTCGCCCGCGTCGCCCTGCGCACCTCGCAGATCGACTACAACGGCCGCTTCTGCATGTCCTCGGCCGCCGCCGCGCACCAGCGGGCCTTCGGGCTCGACCGCGGGCTGCCCTTCCCGCTGGAGGACATCCCGCGCACCGGCTGCGTGATCCTCGTCGGCTCGAACCTGGCCGAGACCATGCCCCCCGCCCTGCGCTACCTCACCGAGCTCAAGGCCAACGGCGGCACCTTGATCGTCATCGACCCGCGCCGCACCCGCACCGCCGACCAGGCGGACCTGCACCTGGCCCCGCGCCCGGGCACCGACCTCGCCCTCGCCCTCGGCCTGCTGCACCTCGTGGTCGCGGAAGGCCGTACGGACGAGGAGTTCATCGCCTCCCGCACCACGGGCTGGGAGGAGGCCCGGGCGGCCGCGATGGCCCACTGGCCGGAGCTGGTGGAACGCATCACCGGCGTGCCGGTCCCCAGGCTCCGCGAGGCGGTGGCGATGTTCTGCGCCCCGGAATCCGCCATGGTCCTCACCGCCCGCGGCCCGGAGCAGCAGTCCAAGGGCACCGACACCGTCGGCGCCTGGATCAACCTGTGCCTGGCCACCGGCCGGGCCGGCCGCCCGCTCTCCGGGTACGGCTGCCTCACCGGGCAGGGCAACGGCCAGGGCGGCCGCGAGCACGGCCAGAAGGCCGACCAGCTCCCCGGCTACCGCAAGCTGACCGACCCGGCGGCCCGCGCCCACGTCGCCGGGGTCTGGGGCGTCGACCCCGCCGACCTCCCCGGCCCGGGCCGCAGCGCCTACGAACTCCTCGATGCCCTCGGCACGGACGTGAAGGCCCTCCTCCTCATGGGCTCCAACCCGGTCGTCTCGGCCCCCCGCGCCGCCCACATCGAGGACCGCATCCGCTCCCTGGACTTCCTCGCGGTCGCCGACGTCGTCCTCTCCGAGACGGCGGCGCTCGCCGATGTCGTCCTCCCGGTGACCCAGTGGGCGGAGGAGACCGGCACCACCACCAACCTGGAGGGCCGCGTCCTGCTCCGCCGCCGGGCCCTGACCCCGCCGCCGGGGGTCCGCAGCGACCTGGACGTCCTGCACGGACTCGCCGCCCGCCTGGGTATCGAGAAGGGCTTCCCGGCCTCCCCGGAGGAGGTCTTCGAGGAGCTGCGCCGCGCCTCGGCCGGCGGCCCGGCGGACTACTCGGGCATCTCCTACGCCCGCATCGAGGCCGAACAGGGCGTCTTCTGGCCCTGCCCCGAGGGCTCCCCGGGAACCGAACGCCTCTTCCTGGACCGCTTCGCCACCGACGACGGCCGGGCCCGGTTCGTCCCCGTCTCCCACCGCGACGCGGCCGAGGTCCCCGACGCGGACTACCCGCTCCTGCTCACCACCGGGCGCGTGGTCGCCCAGTACCAGTCCGGCGCACAGACCCGCCGGGTGGACGAGCTCAACGAGGCCGCCCCCGGCCCCTTCGTGGAACTCCACCCCCGCCTCGCCGCCCGCATCGGCGCGGTCGACGGCAGCCCCCTGGCGGTGACCTCCCGCCGCGGCCGCGCGGTGGCCCCGGCCCGCATCACCGACACCATCCGCGCGGACACCGTCTTCATGCCCTTCCACTGGCCGGGCGAGGGCCGCGCCAACACCCTGACGAACCCGGCCCTCGACCCGGTCTCCCGGATGCCGGAGTTCAAGGTCTGCGCGGTCCGCGTCGAGCCGGCCTGATCAGCGGGCCTCCTGGAAGGTCGGGCGCAGGGCCTCGGCCAGGCGCGCGACGAACGCCTCCTCACCGGGCCCGGCCAGGTGCGGGTACTCCGCCTCGAAGTGCTCCCACTCGGCGCCGACGTAGCCGCTCGGGACCAGGTCCTCGATGTGCGCCAGGTCCAGCTCCGCGTTCGGGTAGGGCCACTCCCCGGCCTCCCGGAACACCTCCTGCACCAGCGCGTTCGGCAGGTGGCAGTGCTCCGCCAGCAGCACGGCGTCGTACAGGTCCTTGCCCTGCGGATGCCGGTCGCTGACGAGCCACAGCACCTTCCACGCCAGCGACAGGGCCGGCGTCGCCGCCAGGACCACCGCCCCGCAGGCGAGTTCGACCGGCTCGGGCGGCTCCGGGAGCTGCTCGTTGAAGACGAAGTCCAGCTGCACCTGCCCGGCCGGCAGGCCCGGCACCGACCACGGCAGGACCATCCGGCGCCCCGGCACCCGGTCGTACGTCCAGATGTCCTCGCACACCGCCCCCGAGGCCTTGATCCCGGCCCGCCCGGCGGCCGCCGCCGCGATGCCGTCCAGCATCTCCGCCGTCCGCCGGCCCTCCATCGGCCAGGTGTGCGGCGCCACCACGAAGTCCAGGTCGCCCGGCTCCCGCGCGGCCTCCCCGAACCGGTCCGCCAGCAGCACGCTCCCGCGCAGCACGAGCGAACCGGCCCACTCGGAGCCCGAGACCGCCAGCAGCACGGCGTCCATCGCGGCCCGCCGCGCCCGCGCCCAGGCGACCGTCCTCTCCGGATCGTCGAAGACCGGGTCGCCCGCCCGGTAGGCCTGGAAGTTGTGCCGCAGCGACGGATCGAAGACGGCCCGCTGCCGCACGTCGTCCCCGGCCACCGGGCGCAGCGTCAGCGGCAGGTGCCGCGCCGCCCGCGTCGCGTCGTCCAGCGGCTCCTGCGGCAGGTGCGTGCTCCGCATCCCGAACTCCTGCCACGAGCTCATCGCGCAGCCTCCTCGAAAGTCGGCGCCAGCAGTTCCAGCAGGCGCCGGGCGTAGCGGTCCCCCGAGGTGTCGATCCCGGGGTACTCCTGCTCGAACGTGCTCCAGTCGGTCCCCCGGAAGCCGTCGAAGACCTCCAAGACGGGCGGCTCGTGAACACCTTCTCCGCAGTCCCATTCCCCCGACTGCCGGAACACCTCCTCCAGCAGCGGGTACGGCAGGACGAGGTCCTCGGCCAGCAGCACCGCGTCGTACAGGTCCTTGCCCTGCGGGTACATGTCGCCGGCCAGCCACATCAGCTTCCAGGCCAGGGAGAGTTCCCGGCCGGCGCCCAGCAGCGGGACCCCCGCCACCTCCACCGGCTCGGGCGGCGCCGGCAGCGGCTCGTTGAAGACGAAGTCCAACTGGACCTGCCCGCCCGGCAGTCCCGGCGCCGCCCAGGGCAGCACCAGCCGGCGCCCCGGGACGCGCTCGTACGTCCAGATGTACTCGGAGACCGCCTGCTCGGAGGGCATGTCCAGGCCCCCGGCCAGTTCCCCGGCCAGCTCCCCGGCCGCCGCCGCGACGGCGTCGAGCATCCGCCCGGTCCGCTCCTCCTCGATCCGCCAGTCCGCCGGGACCACCACGAAGTCCAGGTCGTGCGGCTCCCGCGCGGCCGGGCCGAACCAGTGCCGCATCAGCATGCTGCCGCGCAGCACGAGCGAGTCAGCCCAGCCCGAGGCGCCCACGGCGCGCAGGGCGACCTCCATCGCGGCGCGCCGGGCCCGCAGCCAGGCCTCTCGCACCCGCTCGTCGGGAATCACCGGGTCCAGCGGGCGGTAGGCCTCGGCGAAGTGCTTCAGCGCCGGGTCGAAGGTTTCCCGGGCGGGGGCGTGCGGGCCCGGACCCGTGGCCATCGTGCGCGGTTTCCCGCCCGTGCGCCGCCGCCGTTCGACCGCCGGTTCCGCCGGGTCGTCCGGCCCGCCCGGGATCGACGGCCTCCACTCCGTGCCGCTCATCCGTCCGCCCCCTCCTCGATCCATCCGTCGTCCACCGACAGGTCACTGTCGTACAGGACGAACTCCCGCTCCTCCGAGCGGATTTCGTACCCGGCCGAGCCGAGCGCGGCGACCAGCGCGTCGCAGGCCTGTGTCGCCCCCGCCGCCGTTCCCCGCCACCGCTGGGTCACGAACCGCTCGTGCGCGCCCCCGGTCAGGGCCCGGCGGGCGTTCCACGACAGGTGGGCGCCGTGCGGGGTCACCAGGGACTCCAGGGCCGTGCGGTCGAAGTCCGCCGACAGCCGCAGCTTGAGGTGGTGTTCGAAGTAGCCGCCGCCCGGGCCTGGTGCCTGCGTGGTCCAGGGAACCGTCTCCACCTTCACGCGGACCGGGTCGAAGCCGGCCGCCCGCAGCTGCGGAACCAGGTGCTCGTGGCTCGCGTGGTCCCGCAGCGTCAGCATCGGCTGGGACACCATCCGGCCCCGCGCCAGCACGATGTGCGTGACCTTCAACTCCCGTGCCCGGGACCATGCTTCGAGCCGGTCCAGCTCCGCCTCGTCCGCACAGCGCACCGTCACATGGGTTTCGTACTCAGACATGGAAACGATCATCTCGGACATGCGTCCGATCCGCATCGGGGTTCCGGGCGGGGGGTAACCATGCGTCACGCAGGGGACTCAGAAAGTGCTCGCACGCCCCTCGTGGCCGCGATGTGTCGTACCCCACACTGAGGTGCGGTGCCCCCGTCCTCGGAGCCCTGGAGGTCGCCCCCGTGCAGACCCGGACCCTGACCGTGAACGTGAGCGAGTCCTCGGAGGCCAAGGCCGTGGACGAAGAGCCCGAGGTACTGGAGCTGATCGAGCCGGTGCCCGTGCAGCGCAGGCGGAGCAGCAGCGACAGCGGGGGCGGAGCGGGACCTTCCGCGGATCTGTTCCGGCAGTACCTCCGCGAGATAGGCAGGATCCCGCTGCTCACCGCCGCAGAGGAGGTGGACCTCGCCCGGCGCGTCGAGGCGGGGCTGTTCGCCGAGGAGAAACTCGGCAGCACACCGGACCTCGACTCCCAGCTCGCCCTCGACCTCGACAAGCTCGTCGTCATGGGGCGGATGGCCAAGCGCCGTCTCATCGAGTCGAACCTGCGGCTCGTCGTCTCCGTCGCGAAGCGGTACGTGGGCCGCGGGCTCACCATGCTCGACCTCGTGCAGGAGGGCAACCTCGGGCTCATCCGGGCCGTGGAGAAGTTCGACTACGCCCGCGGGTACAAGTTCTCCACCTACGCCACCTGGTGGATCCGGCAGGCGATGTCCCGGGCCCTCGCCGACCAGGCCCGGACCATCCGCGTACCCGTCCACGTGGTCGAGCTGATCAACCGCGTCGTCCGCGTCCAGCGCCGCATGCTCCAGGAGCGCGGCTACGAGCCCACCGCCGAAGAGGTCGCCGTCCACCTGGAGCTGACCCCCGAGCGGGTCCTGGAGGTGCTCCGCCTCGCCCAGGAGCCGGTCTCCCTGCACGCCCCGGTGGGCGAGGAGGACGACGTCGCGCTCGGCGACCTCATCGAGGACGGTGACGCCACCTCACCCGTGGAGTCGGCCGCCTTCTTCCTGCTGCGCGAGCACCTGGAAGCCGTGCTGTCGACGCTCGGCGAACGCGAGCGCAAGGTCGTGCAGCTGCGGTACGGCCTCGCCGACGGGCGGCCGCGCACCCTGGAGGAGATCGGCCGGATCTTCGGCGTGACGCGCGAGCGGATCCGCCAGATCGAGTCCAAGACCCTCAACAAGCTCCGCGACCACGCCTTCGCCGACCAGCTCCGCGGCTACCTGGACTGAACGGCGGCGGGGCGCCCCGCAAGGCGTCCCCGCCCCCACCCAGCCCCCGCCGCGCCCCTAGTCGACCTCGGCGACCGCCTGCGCGAACTGCGCCGCGTACAGCCGCGCGTACGCGCCGCCCGACGCCAGCAGCTCCTCGTGCGTGCCCTGCTCCACGATCGAGCCGCTCTCCATCACCAGGATCACGTCCGCGTCGCGGATCGTGGAGAGCCGGTGCGCGATCACGAAGGACGTACGGCCGTGCGCGAGCCGCGCCATCGCCTTCTGGATCAGCACCTCGGTACGGGTGTCCACCGAGCTCGTCGCCTCGTCGAGCACCAGGATCACCGGGTCCGACAGGAACGCCCGGGCGATGGTGATCAGCTGCTTCTCGCCCGCGCTGACCCCCGCGCCCTCGTCGTCCAGGACGGTGTCGTAGCCGTCCGGCAGCGTGCGGATGAAGCGGTCCGCGTGCGCGGCCCGCGCCGCCTCCTCGATCTCGGCGCGCGTGACTTCGCGCGAGGCACCGTAGGCGATGTTCTCGGCGATCGTGCCGCCGAACAGCCAGGTGTCCTGGAGCACCATGCCGATGCCGGCGCGCAGTTCCTCGCGCGTCATCTTCGCGATGTCCACCCCGTCGAGGCCGATCTCGCCGCCCGTGACCTCGTAGAACCGCATCAGCAGGTTCACCAGCGTCGTCTTGCCGGCGCCCGTCGGGCCGACGATCGCGACCGTGTGGCCCGGCTCGACCGACAGCGAGAGGTTCTCGATCAGCGGCTTGTCCGGCTCGTAGCGGAAGGCCACCTTGTCGAAGGTCACCTGGCCGCGCAGCTCCCGCGGCCGCTCCGGAACCTCGGCGTCCGGCTCTTGCTCGGCCGCGTCCAGCAGCTCGTAGACCCGCTCCGCCGAGGCGACACCGGACTGCACGAGGTTCGCCATCGACGCCACCTGCGTCAGCGGCATCGAGAACTGCCGCGAGTACTGGATGAAGGCCTGCACGTCACCGATCGACAGGGTGCCGGAGGCGACCCGGAGCCCGCCGACCACGGCTATCAGCACGTAGTTGATGTTCGAGATGAAGAGCATCACGGGCTGCATGATGCCGCTGACCAGCTGCGCCTTGAAGGACGCCCGGTACAGCGCCTCGTTCTGCTCGGCGAAGAGCGCCGCGGACTCCTTCTGCCGGCCGAAGACCTTGACCAGGTTGTGCCCCGAGTACATCTCCTCGATGTGGGCGTTCAGCGCACCGGTCGTCTTCCACTGCGCCACGAACTGCGGCTGCGACTTCTTGCCGATCTTCGCCGCGACGAAGACCGAGAGCGGCACGGTCGCCAGCGCGACCAGCGCCAGCAGCGGCGAGATCCAGAACATCATCGCGAGCACGCCGAGGATGGTCAGCAGCGAGTTCAGCAGCTGACCCATCGTCTGCTGCAGCGTCTGGCCGATGTTGTCGATGTCGTTCGTGGCCCGGCTCAGCACCTCGCCGCGCTTCTGCTGGTCGAAGTACGACAGCGGCAGCCGCGACAGCTTCGCCTGGAGCTCCTCGCGCATCCGGTAGACGGTGCCGTTCATGATGTGGTTCGACAGCCGGGTCGCGACCAGCATCAGCAGGCCGGCCAGGGTGAAGACCACCAGCGCCCAGATCGCCACCACCCCGACGGCGCCGAAGTCGATGCCCTGCCCCGGGGTGAAGTCGGTCCCGGAGAGCATGTCCGCCATGCCGTCGTGGCCGTCGGCGCGCAACCCGTCCAGGGCCTGCTGCTTGGTCGTCCCTGCGGGCATCTCCCGGCCCACGATCCCCGCGAACACCAGGTCGGTGGCCTCGCCCAGGATCTTCGGCCCGACCACCGCGCAGCCGACGCTGGCGACGACGGCCGCGACCATGCCCCAGATCCTGGCCCGGTCGTGCGCGAGCTGGCCCA of the Streptomyces sp. NBC_01294 genome contains:
- a CDS encoding nucleotidyl transferase AbiEii/AbiGii toxin family protein, with product MSGTEWRPSIPGGPDDPAEPAVERRRRTGGKPRTMATGPGPHAPARETFDPALKHFAEAYRPLDPVIPDERVREAWLRARRAAMEVALRAVGASGWADSLVLRGSMLMRHWFGPAAREPHDLDFVVVPADWRIEEERTGRMLDAVAAAAGELAGELAGGLDMPSEQAVSEYIWTYERVPGRRLVLPWAAPGLPGGQVQLDFVFNEPLPAPPEPVEVAGVPLLGAGRELSLAWKLMWLAGDMYPQGKDLYDAVLLAEDLVLPYPLLEEVFRQSGEWDCGEGVHEPPVLEVFDGFRGTDWSTFEQEYPGIDTSGDRYARRLLELLAPTFEEAAR
- a CDS encoding molybdopterin oxidoreductase family protein; this translates as MHTSDSVTATHCPYCALQCGMNLRPEPGGAGVVVEERADFPVNRGALCGKGRTAPAVLSSRVRLTEPLVRTHAGQLEPATWEEALDAVAGGLARTGRAHGPDAVGVFGGGGLTNEKAYALGKFARVALRTSQIDYNGRFCMSSAAAAHQRAFGLDRGLPFPLEDIPRTGCVILVGSNLAETMPPALRYLTELKANGGTLIVIDPRRTRTADQADLHLAPRPGTDLALALGLLHLVVAEGRTDEEFIASRTTGWEEARAAAMAHWPELVERITGVPVPRLREAVAMFCAPESAMVLTARGPEQQSKGTDTVGAWINLCLATGRAGRPLSGYGCLTGQGNGQGGREHGQKADQLPGYRKLTDPAARAHVAGVWGVDPADLPGPGRSAYELLDALGTDVKALLLMGSNPVVSAPRAAHIEDRIRSLDFLAVADVVLSETAALADVVLPVTQWAEETGTTTNLEGRVLLRRRALTPPPGVRSDLDVLHGLAARLGIEKGFPASPEEVFEELRRASAGGPADYSGISYARIEAEQGVFWPCPEGSPGTERLFLDRFATDDGRARFVPVSHRDAAEVPDADYPLLLTTGRVVAQYQSGAQTRRVDELNEAAPGPFVELHPRLAARIGAVDGSPLAVTSRRGRAVAPARITDTIRADTVFMPFHWPGEGRANTLTNPALDPVSRMPEFKVCAVRVEPA
- a CDS encoding deoxyguanosinetriphosphate triphosphohydrolase — its product is MEGTTHALADDLYDAADTERWAAEPDKRPGRTAFQRDRARVLHSAALRRLSGKTQVVTPGSRSYDWDASPRTRLTHSLECAQVGRELGAALGCDPDLVEAACLSHDMGHPPFGHNGEEALNEFAKDCGGFEGNAQSLRLLTRLEPKRFVPDPVSGELVSVGLNLTRACLDAATKYPWARGDHPTDPGSVKFGAYEDDLPVFEWLRRGAPADRKCFEAQVMDWADDVAYSVHDFEDGLHAGHLDPNLLFSEPERTAIWRVAIGRYVPADTAPEELRAALDRLMEQEWWPHGYDGSAVAQARLKDATSQLIGRFCLAAEGATREAYGSGRLTRYGAELVIPREARNECAVLKAVADLYVMQRDEQERIRADQRIVLAEVAEALMARAPEGLDPQFRAIFDTAEDDRARKRAVIDQIACLTDASARSLHARLTRRARRAEG
- a CDS encoding sirohydrochlorin chelatase, which produces MQPTLVAVAHGSRDPRALHTALALLERVRELRPRLDVRLGHIELNEPPLDAVLGELHGSAVLVPLLLGRGHHVKHDLPAAAARAAHLRTRVAAPLGPHPLLVEALYERLLEAGWTPGTAVVLAAAGSRDPDSAADTRRTAVLLADRLGGVPVVPAYASAAAPSAPEAVRALAARGHHRTAVASYFAAPGRFAAQTAAASPALAAAPLGDHPALARLLLHRYDTACARPAGTARPELVSA
- a CDS encoding nucleotidyl transferase AbiEii/AbiGii toxin family protein, whose product is MSSWQEFGMRSTHLPQEPLDDATRAARHLPLTLRPVAGDDVRQRAVFDPSLRHNFQAYRAGDPVFDDPERTVAWARARRAAMDAVLLAVSGSEWAGSLVLRGSVLLADRFGEAAREPGDLDFVVAPHTWPMEGRRTAEMLDGIAAAAAGRAGIKASGAVCEDIWTYDRVPGRRMVLPWSVPGLPAGQVQLDFVFNEQLPEPPEPVELACGAVVLAATPALSLAWKVLWLVSDRHPQGKDLYDAVLLAEHCHLPNALVQEVFREAGEWPYPNAELDLAHIEDLVPSGYVGAEWEHFEAEYPHLAGPGEEAFVARLAEALRPTFQEAR
- a CDS encoding RNA polymerase sigma factor, producing MSYPTLRCGAPVLGALEVAPVQTRTLTVNVSESSEAKAVDEEPEVLELIEPVPVQRRRSSSDSGGGAGPSADLFRQYLREIGRIPLLTAAEEVDLARRVEAGLFAEEKLGSTPDLDSQLALDLDKLVVMGRMAKRRLIESNLRLVVSVAKRYVGRGLTMLDLVQEGNLGLIRAVEKFDYARGYKFSTYATWWIRQAMSRALADQARTIRVPVHVVELINRVVRVQRRMLQERGYEPTAEEVAVHLELTPERVLEVLRLAQEPVSLHAPVGEEDDVALGDLIEDGDATSPVESAAFFLLREHLEAVLSTLGERERKVVQLRYGLADGRPRTLEEIGRIFGVTRERIRQIESKTLNKLRDHAFADQLRGYLD
- a CDS encoding SanA/YdcF family protein, which translates into the protein MRGPRLPRVKWSRTAAALRTVRARRLAVQVVMAGCVLALLPSAWMHAVAADRLRTTADAPAAEVAVVFGAGLWRGQPTPYLADRLDAAAELYRTGKVKVVLVTGDNSRTEYDEPNAMRTYLTGQGVPDTQIVSDYAGFDTWDSCVRAKEIFGVERAVLVTQGFHIRRAVTLCQAAGLDSYGVGVADVHDATWYYGEAREVFAAGKAALDAAFKPAPRFLGPKEQGVSQALAALAD
- a CDS encoding glucose 1-dehydrogenase, which translates into the protein MVDLTGKVVVVTGGARGLGAAAARAVVDGGGKVLITDVLEAEGAGTAARLGGAARFIGHDVTSEADWRTALEYAVAEFGRVDGLVNNAGIATGQFLEHESVEHFRRVVEVNLVGAFIGIKAAIPLLRANGGGSIVNISSAAGLTGLALTAGYGASKWGVRGLSKIGAVELAEAGIRVNSVHPGMTLTPMTAPLGIQTGEGNYPGAPMGRVGVPEEVAAAIAFLLSDAAAYMTGAELAVDGGWTAGLTAQHLTGQ